The Medicago truncatula cultivar Jemalong A17 chromosome 7, MtrunA17r5.0-ANR, whole genome shotgun sequence genome includes the window aattacgtgtgttactttagtaagataagtatatacaattttgttactcatgcaccgccaaagataactaacattataattaaaatatatgttttgaaaaagtggatccagagagaatcgaaggaggttacataaattcataagctccttgttaagtcGGAgagtaagctgaaaatttagacCGAAATATgccataagcagcttatgaaactataataagttatttttatttatttacccaaacatcTTTAAAAAGACTTATTGAAGTAGATAAGTCCACATAAActtaaaataagccaatccaaatggGGCCTTAGTGAATTAGGTGGCTGTGTTGGGGTTTTATGGGAGCAGGTGCGGCACTGGATAGGTTGTGTTGGGGTTGACTCCAACACTACTATGGCTTCTGACATCTTGGGTGATTTGGAATGAGCGAAATATTCGTTTGTTTAAAAATGTGATTACCGAGGTTCCTAGGTTACTTGATAAAATTAAGTTGTTATCTTTAGCGTGGCTGAAGGTTAAAAATGccacttttgtttttggaactCAGATGTGGTAATCAAGTCCTATGGTTTGTTTGGGCTTTGACTAATCACCGGATGTTGTTTTCCCTTGACTTTGTTACTGTGTGTTCtctttgttttgttgttagtgGTCTTTTGGCACACCTTATGCTAAGAGATTGCTATCGTTTAtggtaatataattttattttggtttgttaaaaaaaaattaggtggcTGTGTTAATTTGTTTCTTATAACAAAAATGAAGGACGACTGAATATTACGGGAAAAATTGCACATATGAAACGCGTGAAATTAAAATATCAGGAGCTTGTTCGTGGAAACTTCCAAGTTCCTAAGACATTGACTATTTGTATgctttcattttatattttaagcttCTAGCATTTTAAGTCATTGACTTGACTTTTGTAGATGCttaccttaattttattttttcccgaCTTTGTATACTTTGACCTTTTAAGCGTTATAGTAtctatccctcaaaaaaaaaaaaaagtatctaaaaataataaagttagAATATGATGTTGATGgtttttgatataaatttttagaCATGGATAATGTAAAACTTTAGTACACACTCCTCTAATCAAATCACcttattatgtcattttttaagttagttcttaaaatttctttacaaaaattaaGCTAAATGATGTGATTCAACCGAATATATGTGTGAAATTAATTAAAGGTGAACGTAATTGTCCCCAGAATGTTTGGTTGGTATGTACATATCATCTAATTATGCAatgtcatattttatatttttgttttaaattatttgattttgttttgtcaaTCGGGTACTCAACAAAACTTTAAAGGTGTGTTTGGATcagaaaagaaagtgaaaggaaagaaagtaataGGAAAGAATGTAAAAGGaatgaaaatgggtagaaaGTGAGATAATTTGTGTGGTTGTTTGGTTTGAGTGATACtgagaagaaagtgaaaggaaagatagTTATGTAGATAGTAAATTGACATAATTATCCCTACATAATAGATATAATAtttaaagtatatatatatataaaagtaccGTTCTTTAAATTTAAAGCAAGTAAtttataagtatatatatatttttttggaagtaatttataagtatattataaattaaagaaaaagcatatgaattaaagaaaaataacgTTGATATATGCTTCAATCCAATGGTTATTTGGTAATTTCATCAGAATGGCTGCATTCCCTCATGTTTCTTGGCTTTGTGGGGAGGAAAAGTTTCAGACCATGGGCCCCATCATAAttacactttctttcctttttgacAATGAACCAAACTATAGAAACACTATAGAAACACGTTTTTCAAAAATCTTTCTACCCCTTGTGTTTTCTTTCCTTAACCTATCAGCCGAACCAACACACCCTAAGGGTGACTAAGAATTCTTCTAATTAAATCCGTTTTTTAAACATGGTATCGACCTAAAGACCAACTAATTTGGGGATCTAATCCTACCGTCAATTTATGGAGGCATCAAGCTAGAGCAAAGTTTTATATGCACTAAGATACTAAAATTAACACTGGAAAAAATCGAACATAACACTTTAAGGAAAACACGTTTTAATGTCTCAAGCCAATACCATTTAATAAACTCAAGTAGGTTCAAAGAGATGCTAAATGTAAAAGAGATATGTTTAAGACAATGTAAGAATGCCAATTTATGTAGTTATTAGTGtttctatatttttgttttgtatttctttaatgacaaatgttactctgttaatatttttttatataaattaaattgctTCTTGTGTAACAAGTAGCCTTTTTCATTGGAAATTAAATATTAAGATTAATGTTACTATAAACTAAATTAATAACAGCAAACAAATGTAGGGAATGTaccgaataaaaaaaaaaaaatgtttattgcATAGACAAACATGATCGTAAAAAATAGTGTGAAGAGACAAATCCCAATCAATACTGCTGTGCCAAGAAAACGATCCATCAGAGGCGCAAGTTAGTAGAGATCAACATCGCACTTGGTGGGCACAAGCTGAGTGAAGGTATTCTTAGAATTCAAAGGAACTTTGAGGTCACATTTCACTTTCGGATTGATACGACCAAATATCACATTCCCGAGTCTGAATCTAATTTCGAAGTAGAGTTTCACATAGATATCATAAACTTCAACACTCTTATCTTTGTTAAACTCAGAGACTTGATTATTGTCGAGCATCAATAACCGTTGTCCTGAGAAAACACCGCTCATAGGATCACTGCTCTTCTTAAATTGGCGGAATGAATTCATAGCTGTGATCACATCCACATTCGCCAACCTTGAACCTTCGTAGAATGCTCGTGCCTCAACTTTGTCGTAATAGAAGTTGAGTTTTTTGTTTGGGTTGCGAGCGGTGAAGTTGAGCACCATGTTGTAGTGCAGGGTGTTGTTTATGTAGTCGAATTTTGTTAGATTGGCTTCGTTGACATAAAATTTGAAGGCATGAGGTTGAACGATGAGATAGAAGATAAGGACAACGAGTGCTGCAAGAAAGACGAGTGTGACTAATAGTTTCCAGAAGAAACTGAAGAGACAGCAACAACAGCTTCTGCTGTGGTGGCGCTGAGGGCGAGGTTGGGCTGGTGGTGGAATGGCGGGGCCGTAGTAGGCACCATTTAAATGTGGTTGTTTGCTATCGGCCATGTATACGTTATGAGCAAATGAACACAAGAATTGAGGTTTTAATTATATGACAGAAATTAAAGGAACAAGACAAAGGGTAAACTGTGAGATAATTGAGCAAAGAGTGGTGCGTATGTAGAAAAAGATAACGCGGTTATGAGTACGTGTGCGTGTTGAATATTTGCAATAACTGTGATTCAGTTTCTAATTGGTTAAGGAACT containing:
- the LOC25499465 gene encoding NDR1/HIN1-like protein 10, which gives rise to MADSKQPHLNGAYYGPAIPPPAQPRPQRHHSRSCCCCLFSFFWKLLVTLVFLAALVVLIFYLIVQPHAFKFYVNEANLTKFDYINNTLHYNMVLNFTARNPNKKLNFYYDKVEARAFYEGSRLANVDVITAMNSFRQFKKSSDPMSGVFSGQRLLMLDNNQVSEFNKDKSVEVYDIYVKLYFEIRFRLGNVIFGRINPKVKCDLKVPLNSKNTFTQLVPTKCDVDLY